The following coding sequences are from one Sesamum indicum cultivar Zhongzhi No. 13 linkage group LG11, S_indicum_v1.0, whole genome shotgun sequence window:
- the LOC105173546 gene encoding DNA topoisomerase 1: MAIESCNDQKLMDDMDEDDEPLVFKRSSSSAKQSQGNSETKRPLSQKHDRPLNRPSPDVRPQNGQSTMIQKSKTVPSSRTPPLRSPLASPKSSNSSAKALAVRPREVDPRPSTSVTDESNSVKHQIKDEKPSTKATGGLNEDSEDSEDDKPLSARLPAGLSKVNSNHANKGPNALTSVQKTKIPKPEDSDDEIPLSSKFQVKSNAGESTNRPSISGERKPLLAKYDQNGSASAERKPSTILKKRPADGVKSAGESYLKKPKLSDASTPNKTKETSIKDEMKDEDDEDHVPISQRIKQQTSSDKKSSSAKNMTKPISASAKKTSKKPKKVMKNSKYSKSSKVPPSSGEGQKWTTLVHNGVIFPPPYKPHGVKMLYKGKPVDLTPEQEEVATMYAVMLDTDYMNKPKFKENFMADWRKILGKNHVIQSLEHCDFTPIYEWHQKEKEKKKQMTAEEKKALKEEKLKQEEKYMWAIVNGVKEKVGNFRVEPPGLFRGRGEHPKMGKLKKRIRPSDITINIGKDAPIPECPIPGESWKEIRHDNTVTWLAYWNDPINPKEFKYVFLAASSTLKGQSDKEKYEKARLLKDYIHGIRAAYTKDFTNKDPTKKQIAVATYLIDKLALRAGNEKDDDEADTVGCCTLKVENVEPVPPNILKFDFLGKDSIRYQNEVEVETPVFKAIQQFRSGKKGSDDMFDRLDTSKLNAHLKELMPGLTAKVFRTYNASITLDDKLSRETKGGDVAEKVVVYQHANKEVAIICNHQRTVSKSHSAQMTRLNEKIEELKGVLEELQTDLARAKKGKPPLKSADGKPKRNLNPDALEKKIAQTNAKIEKMERDKETKEDLKTVALGTSKINYLDPRITVAWCKRHEVPIEKIFNKSLLAKFAWAMDVDPSFRF, encoded by the exons ATGGCCATTGAGTCTTGTAACGATCAAAAGTTGATGGATGATATGGATGAGGATGATGAACCATTAGTCTTCAAAAGGAGCAGCTCCTCTGCAAAGCAGAGCCAGGGAAACTCAGAAACAAAGAGACCATTGTCGCAGAAGCATGATCGACCATTAAACAGGCCATCACCAGATGTACGACCTCAGAATGGTCAAAGCACCATGATACAAAAGAGCAAGACGGTCCCTTCTTCTAGGACACCTCCTCTTAGATCTCCTCTGGCTAGCCCAAAATCATCTAATTCCTCCGCCAAGGCATTGGCAGTTAGACCCCGGGAGGTGGATCCAAGACCCTCTACTTCGGTGACAGATGAGTCAAATTCTGTGAAGCACCAGATTAAAGATGAGAAGCCATCAACCAAAGCCACTGGTGGACTGAATGAGGACTCAGAGGATTCTGAAGATGATAAACCACTTAGTGCTAGGCTCCCGGCTGGCTTGTCAAAGGTCAACTCTAACCATGCCAACAAAGGGCCTAATGCTTTAACTTCGGTTCAGAAGACTAAGATCCCCAAACCTGAAGATTCAGATGATGAAATACCCTTGTCATCCAAGTTTCAAGTTAAGTCTAATGCTGGGGAATCAACCAACAGGCCTTCTATTTCCGGTGAGAGAAAACCTCTATTGGCCAAATATGACCAAAATGGCTCAGCCTCAGCAGAAAGGAAACCTTCGACTATTTTAAAGAAGAGACCGGCAGATGGCGTAAAATCTGCAGGTGAGTCCTATCTTAAAAAACCTAAGCTTTCAGATGCATCTACAcccaataaaacaaaagagacATCCATTAAAGATGAAATGAAGGATGAAGACGATGAAGATCATGTGCCTATATCTCAGAGAATAAAGCAGCAGACTTCTTCAGATAAGAAATCATCATCTGCGAAGAACATGACTAAACCTATATCTGCATCAGCGAAGAAGACAAGTAAGAAACCGAAGAAGGTTATGAAAAACTCAAAGTATTCTAAGTCATCGAAGGTTCCTCCAAGTTCTGGGGAAGGGCAGAAGTGGACTACACTGGTTCACAATGGTGTAATTTTTCCTCCTCCATACAAGCCTcatggggttaagatgctCTACAAAGGCAAGCCTGTTGACCTAACCCCGGAACAGGAAGAG GTGGCAACAATGTATGCAGTGATGCTTGATACTGATTACATGAATAAGCCTAAGTTCAAAGAGAACTTCATGGCAGATTGGCGGAAGATACTAGGAAAGAATCATGTTATTCAGAGCTTAGAACACTGTGACTTCACTCCTATATATGAATGGCAtcagaaagaaaaggagaaaaagaaacagatgACTGCTGAG GAGAAGAAAGCTTTAAAAGAGGAGAAACTGAAGCAAGAAGAAAAGTACATGTGGGCTATCGTTAACGGTGTCAAGGAGAAG GTTGGAAACTTCAGAGTTGAACCACCTGGATTGTTCAGAGGCCGTGGCGAACATCCAAAG ATGGGGAAGCTGAAAAAACGAATCCGCCCAAGTGACATCACTATAAATATTGGAAAGGACGCTCCAATTCCTGAGTGTCCTATACCTGGTGAAAG CTGGAAAGAAATAAGGCATGACAATACAGTGACATGGTTGGCATATTGGAATGATCCCATTAATCCAAAGGAATTCAAATATGTTTTCCTGGCAGCAAGCAGTACCTTGAAAGGACAAAGtgataaagagaaatatgagAAAGCCAGACTCTTAAAG GACTACATACATGGTATTCGAGCAGCTTATACCAAGGATTTTACGAATAAAGATCCTACAAAGAAGCAGATAGCAGTTGCCACCTATCTTATTGACAAACTAGCCCTTAGGGCAGGCAATGAGAAG gATGATGACGAAGCTGATACAGTTGGTTGCTGCAcattaaaagttgaaaatgtcGAACCAGTGCCTCCAAATATCTTGAAG TTTGATTTCCTCGGTAAAGATTCTATAAGATATCAAAATGAAGTTGAGGTTGAAACTCCGGTGTTCAAGGCAATCCAACAGTTTCGTAGTG GGAAAAAGGGTAGCGATGATATGTTTGACAGACTTGATACCAGTAAACTAAATGCTCATTTAAAGGAACTGATGCCTGGTCTGACAGCTAAAGTCTTCCGTACGTACAATGCATCTATCACGTTGGATGACAAG TTGAGCAGGGAGACAAAAGGTGGAGATGTTGCTGAAAAAGTTGTTGTTTATCAGCATGCAAACAAGGAG GTTGCCATCATTTGTAATCATCAACGCACTGTCTCCAAGTCCCACAGTGCTCAGATGACACGCTTGAATGAAAAGATAGAAGAACTAAAG GGTGTTTTAGAAGAACTGCAGACAGATTTGGCTAGGGCAAAAAAGGGGAAACCCCCACTGAAGAGTGCTGATGGGAAGCCAAAAAGGAATTTGAATCCTGATGC ATTAGAGAAAAAGATAGCTCAGACCAATGCAAAGATTGAAAAAATGGAACGGGATAAGGAGACGAAAGAGGATTTGAAAACTGTGGCATTGGGTACATCAAAGATCAACTACCTTGATCCTCGGATCACAGTTGCATGGTGCAAACGCCATGAAGTTCCTATTGAAAAG ATTTTCAACAAGTCTCTTTTGGCGAAATTTGCCTGGGCAATGGATGTTGATCCTAGTTTCAGATTCTAA